Proteins encoded within one genomic window of Couchioplanes caeruleus:
- a CDS encoding SCO6745 family protein, producing the protein MSTEPLARRLWELYEPLHAVTYFAPQARAAFEGAGLRGFWRGYFAGRAAPLGAAAPAPVTALFFSFAPAMVARALPDVWQRLSPEQALAARLDGAVAALRSVLPHEPARWAEAADLLEIAAGAAMTDGRALGGANAALPRPADPLARLWHAATVLREHRGDGHIAALVDAELSGCQALALRDALYGGRERLQPSRGWTDSEWEVAARALHTRGWLDADGRPTGAGEAAHRAVEDRTDRLAAQPWTALSAGDQARLSHVLAPLAGAAGALLPYPNPIGVPRAVAGG; encoded by the coding sequence ATGTCGACCGAGCCCCTGGCGCGACGACTGTGGGAATTGTACGAGCCTTTGCACGCGGTCACCTACTTCGCGCCTCAGGCCCGCGCCGCCTTCGAAGGCGCCGGGCTGCGGGGCTTCTGGCGTGGGTACTTCGCCGGGCGAGCCGCTCCCCTCGGCGCGGCGGCGCCCGCGCCGGTCACCGCCCTGTTCTTCTCCTTCGCACCCGCCATGGTGGCGCGCGCCCTGCCCGACGTGTGGCAGCGGCTTTCGCCGGAACAAGCTCTGGCGGCCCGCCTCGACGGCGCCGTGGCAGCACTGCGGTCGGTTCTCCCCCATGAGCCCGCACGCTGGGCGGAGGCCGCCGACCTGCTGGAGATCGCGGCCGGGGCGGCCATGACCGACGGCCGGGCGCTGGGCGGGGCCAATGCCGCCCTGCCCCGCCCGGCCGACCCACTCGCCCGGCTGTGGCACGCCGCCACCGTGCTGCGGGAGCACCGGGGTGACGGACACATCGCCGCGTTGGTCGACGCCGAGCTGAGCGGTTGCCAGGCGCTTGCCCTCCGGGACGCCCTGTACGGCGGCAGAGAGCGGTTGCAGCCCAGCCGGGGCTGGACCGACAGCGAATGGGAGGTCGCGGCCCGGGCCCTGCACACGCGCGGATGGCTGGACGCGGACGGCCGGCCCACCGGCGCGGGCGAGGCCGCGCACCGGGCCGTCGAGGACCGCACCGATCGGCTCGCCGCACAGCCCTGGACCGCATTGAGCGCCGGCGATCAGGCCCGGCTGTCACACGTACTGGCACCGTTGGCCGGCGCTGCCGGCGCATTGCTCCCGTACCCCAACCCGATAGGCGTCCCCCGCGCGGTCGCCGGCGGTTGA
- a CDS encoding M48 family metallopeptidase has translation MARTRKPVVEVRRSQRRRRTVSAYREGERVVVLIPDRFSRAEETEWVARMLARLAAREERVRHTDNELLGRAHKLIARYLSDHVRDVNPASVRWVTNQNGRWGSCTPDDGTIRISHRIQEMPEWVIDYVLLHELAHLVVPSHNAAFWELVSRYPKAERARGYLEGISAATGLVLADD, from the coding sequence ATGGCCAGGACGCGCAAGCCTGTCGTCGAAGTGCGGCGCAGCCAGCGCCGTCGTCGCACGGTGTCCGCGTATCGCGAGGGCGAGCGGGTTGTCGTCCTCATCCCTGACCGGTTCTCCCGGGCCGAGGAGACCGAGTGGGTCGCGCGGATGCTCGCCCGGCTGGCCGCCCGCGAGGAGCGCGTCCGGCATACGGACAACGAGCTGCTCGGCCGAGCGCACAAGCTGATCGCTCGCTACCTCAGTGACCACGTCCGCGATGTGAATCCGGCGAGCGTGCGCTGGGTGACGAACCAGAACGGTCGCTGGGGATCCTGTACGCCGGACGACGGCACGATCCGCATCTCGCATCGCATCCAGGAGATGCCGGAGTGGGTGATCGACTATGTGCTGCTGCATGAGCTGGCCCATCTGGTCGTGCCGAGCCACAACGCCGCGTTCTGGGAGCTGGTCAGCCGCTACCCGAAGGCCGAAAGGGCCCGCGGCTATCTGGAGGGAATCTCCGCCGCCACGGGCCTGGTGCTCGCGGACGACTGA
- a CDS encoding WhiB family transcriptional regulator — translation MSLALAPLDVSVEIEANLPCRKFDPDLWFSDSPAQLELAKSLCGDCPLRVECLAGAVERSEPWGVWGGEIFERGAVVPRKRPRGRPRKVDIARDAELAVEVEERLAANGLETRSSVRLAA, via the coding sequence ATGAGTCTGGCGCTGGCCCCCCTCGACGTGAGCGTCGAGATCGAGGCAAACCTGCCCTGTCGGAAGTTCGACCCGGACCTGTGGTTCTCGGACTCCCCGGCCCAGCTGGAACTGGCCAAGTCGCTCTGCGGGGACTGCCCGCTGCGCGTCGAGTGCCTCGCCGGCGCGGTCGAGCGGAGCGAGCCCTGGGGCGTCTGGGGCGGCGAGATCTTCGAGCGCGGTGCCGTCGTGCCGCGCAAGCGGCCCCGGGGCCGTCCCCGCAAGGTCGACATCGCCCGCGACGCCGAACTCGCGGTCGAGGTCGAGGAGCGGCTCGCGGCCAACGGCCTCGAGACCCGCAGCTCGGTCCGACTGGCGGCATGA
- a CDS encoding DUF5679 domain-containing protein: MADNTYNGYCVKCKEKRDFQGTVEVSKTGMNMAKGKCPVCGTTVNRILGKAKA, translated from the coding sequence GTGGCCGACAACACCTACAACGGCTACTGCGTGAAGTGCAAGGAGAAGCGCGACTTCCAGGGCACCGTCGAGGTCTCGAAGACCGGCATGAACATGGCCAAGGGCAAGTGCCCGGTCTGCGGCACGACGGTGAACCGCATCCTGGGCAAGGCCAAGGCCTGA
- a CDS encoding type VII secretion target: MTQPDIELSSGAVRKHAGAVDGVADMLNEALAGAAYVQASAESYGKMVGGLFTGILNPFQDRSIGEMKNAVSATQGLADALRAMADDFDMTDAEAARRIGGK; the protein is encoded by the coding sequence ATGACCCAGCCCGACATCGAGCTCTCGTCCGGTGCCGTACGCAAACATGCCGGCGCCGTGGACGGGGTCGCCGACATGCTCAACGAAGCGCTCGCCGGAGCCGCGTACGTCCAGGCGAGCGCCGAGTCCTACGGAAAGATGGTCGGCGGTCTCTTCACCGGCATCCTGAACCCGTTCCAGGACCGCTCCATCGGTGAGATGAAGAATGCGGTGTCCGCCACCCAGGGGCTTGCGGACGCGCTGCGGGCGATGGCCGACGACTTCGACATGACCGATGCCGAAGCAGCCCGTCGGATCGGCGGCAAGTGA
- a CDS encoding YlbL family protein, producing the protein MRRRGVTVILGALITALLAVGVMAFPLPYVVLKPGPTVNTLGSDNGKEVIQVTKAQTSASTGQLRLTTVGVQPSVELVWAIRGWFSDEQAVVPRDLVYPPNRSEQQVEQQNAEEFKSSQSSAETVALRKLGYPVQVFVADVVADGASAGLLRKDDVITAVDGAPVTSPGKLTELVQAKPAGTALTIAYTRAGEPGTARITTKAAADDDTPRIGVSIDKKQPHPFTIAIDLDEIGGPSAGLMFTLGIIDKLKPEDLTGGKIIAGTGTIDDEGGVGPIGGIPQKLVGAKDAGAHLFLVPADNCAEALRNAVPGLPMARVATVDDALAAIQAYNSGSTPRPCTAS; encoded by the coding sequence ATGAGACGTCGCGGTGTCACGGTCATCCTCGGCGCCCTGATCACCGCACTGCTGGCAGTCGGAGTCATGGCCTTTCCCCTGCCATACGTGGTGCTCAAGCCCGGCCCGACCGTCAACACGCTCGGCTCGGACAACGGCAAAGAGGTCATCCAGGTGACGAAGGCACAGACCTCGGCCAGTACGGGTCAGCTCCGGCTGACCACCGTAGGGGTGCAGCCGAGCGTCGAGCTGGTCTGGGCGATCCGCGGCTGGTTCAGCGACGAGCAGGCCGTGGTACCCCGTGACCTCGTCTATCCACCGAACCGCAGCGAACAGCAGGTCGAGCAGCAGAACGCCGAGGAGTTCAAGTCCTCGCAGAGCAGCGCCGAGACGGTCGCGCTGCGTAAGCTCGGCTATCCCGTGCAGGTCTTCGTGGCCGACGTGGTCGCGGATGGCGCCTCGGCCGGGCTGCTGCGCAAGGACGACGTGATCACCGCCGTCGACGGTGCCCCGGTGACCAGCCCGGGCAAGCTCACGGAGCTGGTGCAGGCCAAGCCGGCGGGCACCGCGCTGACGATCGCCTACACCCGGGCGGGCGAGCCCGGCACCGCCCGGATCACGACGAAGGCCGCCGCCGACGACGACACTCCACGCATCGGCGTGTCGATCGACAAGAAGCAGCCGCATCCCTTCACGATCGCCATCGACCTCGACGAGATCGGCGGACCCAGCGCCGGGCTGATGTTCACCCTCGGCATCATCGACAAGCTGAAGCCCGAGGACCTCACCGGCGGCAAGATCATTGCGGGTACGGGCACGATCGACGACGAGGGCGGCGTGGGACCGATCGGCGGCATCCCGCAGAAGCTCGTCGGCGCCAAGGACGCGGGTGCCCACCTCTTCCTGGTGCCGGCCGACAACTGCGCCGAGGCGCTGCGCAACGCCGTGCCGGGCCTGCCGATGGCCCGGGTCGCCACGGTCGACGACGCGCTGGCCGCGATCCAGGCTTACAACTCCGGAAGTACGCCGCGGCCGTGCACGGCGTCATGA
- a CDS encoding DUF6346 domain-containing protein — translation MNDDSDRMREIQERLVELQRENQAADADAAHAEPVSPVAPVHRPGRRRGWMVIASLLLASVVFAELALTVQGWSSPDFGEAGRIGRATIVSCERQGPIGRGIGYWHRCTADVVWDGGFSGRYTFDRRNFIHADEAGTTITIGENGGARSTSVGYSRPEAPYRPLVAALGVSLAIVAAVPALLLLAAAFSAVRNRIRRARS, via the coding sequence GTGAACGACGACAGCGACCGTATGCGCGAGATCCAGGAACGCCTCGTCGAACTCCAGCGGGAGAACCAGGCCGCGGATGCGGACGCCGCACACGCGGAGCCCGTCTCTCCGGTCGCACCCGTTCACCGCCCGGGCCGACGCCGAGGCTGGATGGTCATCGCGTCATTGTTGTTGGCCTCGGTCGTTTTCGCCGAGCTGGCGCTCACGGTCCAAGGCTGGTCGTCGCCGGACTTCGGAGAGGCGGGGCGAATCGGCCGGGCAACAATCGTCTCGTGCGAGCGGCAAGGCCCCATCGGCCGCGGCATCGGCTACTGGCACCGATGCACCGCAGACGTCGTCTGGGATGGCGGATTCTCCGGCCGGTACACCTTCGACCGGCGCAACTTCATCCACGCCGACGAGGCCGGCACCACCATCACCATCGGCGAGAACGGCGGCGCCCGCAGCACCTCCGTCGGATACTCCCGCCCCGAAGCTCCGTACCGCCCTCTCGTTGCGGCCCTCGGCGTCTCCCTGGCGATAGTCGCCGCCGTCCCGGCCCTGCTGTTGCTCGCGGCCGCGTTCTCCGCCGTCCGGAATCGCATTCGGAGGGCCCGGAGCTAG
- a CDS encoding UPF0182 family protein, translating into MSRRGRVTVGVLVGVFLLFTLLGWGIDAYTDYLWFDEVDFTGVYSGVLLTRLLLFLAIGLAMALILAANLYLAYRLRPLLRPHSAEQATLERYRMVIQPRLGTWIAVIAVVIGFFAGLSGQGRWKDWMLFQNAQSFGVRDPQFNVDVGFYVFDYPLMRYLLGVGFTAVVLSVIGALAVHYIFGGVRLQGVGDRMTSAARAHLTTLVAIFVLLKAVAYILDRRALLLEQHVSPGLYGAGYTDVNALLPAKEILAYISIVVAIAIIVFSNAVMRNLVWPGVSLALLAISAVAIGGIYPLAVQNFQVQPSLADKEAPYIKRSIEATRAAFGLSATDVRPYAAASTVPPATLADNPSAQAVRLIDPQLVSQAYTQQQQVRGFYDFGPKLDVDRYTVADKTQDYVVGVREINDQALTEQQQNWLNRHTVFTHGFGMVAAPANRVVCGGLPYFVSGFLGDDQQPGCASDSEQIKVDQPRIYFGEQSTEYAIVGQTDESRKVEFDRPQPNDKNAEERYTYAGEGGVPIGSFFRRLVFAIKNTESNFLLSDAVNDSSRLMYVRDPRSRVEKVAPFLTIDGDPYPAVVDGRIKWILDGYTTAATYPYAQRINLQEETQDELTNQGTFALARDNINYMRNAVKATVDAYDGTVTLYEFDDKDPILKAWNQAFGGKLITPKAQTPASLQAHFRYPADMFKVQRNLLSRFHVTDPATYFSGQDFWQVPNAPDNPDDEVKQPPYYLNVQLPGQEGSRFQLTSAVTPNGRDNLAALISGSYVDGQPKLEVLELPDQTAIQGPVQVHQRMTNNATVRSELTLLSNSNQSQVLYGNLISLPVGDGMLYVEPVYVKSGQQDAVPLLQKVLMSYGDGGTYVVLADNLEAGLKQLVAQGKNQPPPATTPGNTGTPPPGGTPPPALTGQLAQAAAALDKAIADVKAAQQSGDFAKYGQALQALDTAMTNFQNAQKAANTPAAPPAGTSAPPSAPASAPPASAPAPTPSGG; encoded by the coding sequence ATGAGCCGGCGCGGTCGCGTGACCGTCGGCGTCCTCGTAGGGGTCTTCCTCCTTTTCACGTTGCTGGGCTGGGGCATCGACGCCTACACCGACTACCTGTGGTTCGACGAGGTCGACTTCACGGGTGTCTACTCCGGCGTCCTGCTGACCCGCCTCCTACTCTTCCTCGCGATCGGTCTCGCCATGGCGCTGATCCTCGCGGCGAACCTCTACCTCGCCTACCGGCTGCGTCCGCTGCTGCGCCCGCACTCGGCCGAGCAGGCCACGCTCGAGCGTTACCGCATGGTGATCCAGCCGCGCCTCGGCACCTGGATCGCCGTGATCGCGGTGGTCATCGGCTTCTTCGCGGGCCTCTCCGGCCAGGGGCGCTGGAAGGACTGGATGCTCTTCCAGAACGCCCAGTCGTTCGGGGTGCGGGATCCGCAGTTCAACGTGGACGTGGGCTTCTACGTCTTCGACTACCCGCTGATGCGCTACCTGCTGGGGGTGGGCTTCACCGCGGTCGTGCTGTCGGTGATCGGCGCGCTCGCCGTGCACTACATCTTCGGCGGTGTGCGGCTGCAGGGCGTCGGTGACCGGATGACCTCGGCGGCGCGGGCCCACCTGACCACCCTGGTGGCGATCTTCGTGCTGCTCAAGGCGGTCGCCTACATCCTCGACCGGCGGGCGCTGCTGCTGGAGCAGCACGTTTCGCCCGGCCTCTACGGCGCCGGCTACACCGATGTGAACGCCTTGCTGCCGGCCAAGGAGATCCTGGCCTACATCTCGATCGTGGTGGCCATCGCGATCATCGTGTTCTCCAACGCCGTCATGCGGAACCTGGTCTGGCCCGGCGTCTCGCTGGCGCTGCTGGCGATCTCCGCGGTGGCGATCGGCGGCATCTATCCGCTGGCGGTGCAGAATTTCCAGGTCCAGCCGAGCCTGGCGGACAAGGAAGCGCCGTACATCAAGCGCTCGATCGAGGCCACCCGGGCCGCGTTCGGGCTCAGCGCCACGGACGTACGGCCGTATGCGGCGGCCAGCACCGTGCCGCCGGCCACGCTGGCCGACAACCCGAGCGCCCAGGCGGTGCGGCTCATCGACCCGCAGCTCGTGTCCCAGGCGTACACCCAGCAGCAGCAGGTCCGCGGCTTCTACGACTTCGGGCCCAAGCTGGACGTCGACCGCTACACCGTCGCCGACAAGACCCAGGACTACGTCGTCGGCGTCCGCGAGATCAACGACCAGGCGCTGACCGAGCAGCAGCAGAACTGGCTCAACCGGCACACGGTCTTCACCCACGGCTTCGGGATGGTCGCGGCGCCCGCCAACCGGGTCGTCTGCGGCGGTCTGCCCTACTTCGTCTCCGGCTTCCTCGGCGACGACCAGCAGCCCGGCTGCGCCTCGGACAGCGAGCAGATCAAGGTCGACCAGCCGCGGATCTACTTCGGCGAGCAGTCCACCGAGTACGCGATCGTCGGGCAGACCGACGAGAGCAGGAAGGTCGAGTTCGACCGGCCGCAGCCGAACGACAAGAACGCCGAGGAGCGGTACACGTACGCCGGTGAGGGCGGTGTGCCGATCGGCTCCTTCTTCCGCCGGCTCGTCTTCGCGATCAAGAACACGGAGAGCAACTTCCTGCTCTCGGACGCGGTGAACGACTCGTCCCGGCTGATGTACGTCCGGGACCCCCGCTCGCGGGTGGAGAAGGTCGCGCCGTTCCTGACCATCGACGGCGACCCGTACCCGGCCGTGGTCGACGGGCGGATCAAGTGGATCCTGGACGGGTACACGACCGCGGCGACGTATCCGTACGCCCAGCGGATCAACCTGCAGGAGGAGACGCAGGACGAGCTCACCAACCAGGGCACGTTCGCGCTCGCCCGAGACAACATCAACTACATGCGCAATGCGGTGAAGGCGACCGTCGACGCGTACGACGGCACCGTCACGCTCTACGAGTTCGACGACAAGGACCCGATCCTCAAGGCGTGGAACCAGGCGTTCGGCGGCAAGCTGATCACGCCGAAGGCGCAGACGCCGGCGTCGCTGCAGGCGCACTTCCGCTACCCCGCGGACATGTTCAAGGTGCAGCGCAACCTGCTCTCCCGCTTCCACGTGACCGACCCGGCGACGTACTTCTCCGGCCAGGACTTCTGGCAGGTGCCGAACGCGCCGGACAACCCGGACGACGAGGTCAAGCAGCCGCCGTACTACCTCAACGTGCAGCTACCGGGGCAGGAGGGATCCCGCTTCCAGCTCACCTCGGCGGTCACCCCGAACGGCCGGGACAACCTTGCCGCCCTGATCTCGGGCTCGTACGTGGACGGCCAGCCGAAGCTCGAGGTGCTCGAGCTGCCGGACCAGACGGCCATCCAGGGGCCGGTGCAGGTCCACCAGCGCATGACCAACAACGCCACGGTGAGATCCGAGCTCACCCTGTTGTCCAACAGCAACCAGTCCCAGGTGCTGTACGGCAACCTGATCTCGCTACCGGTCGGCGACGGCATGCTCTACGTCGAACCGGTGTACGTGAAGAGCGGGCAGCAGGACGCCGTACCGCTGCTGCAGAAGGTGCTGATGTCGTACGGCGACGGCGGCACGTACGTCGTCCTGGCGGACAACCTCGAAGCCGGCCTCAAACAGCTCGTGGCTCAGGGCAAGAACCAGCCGCCCCCGGCCACCACCCCGGGCAACACCGGCACCCCGCCGCCCGGCGGCACCCCGCCGCCGGCGTTGACCGGGCAGCTCGCCCAGGCGGCGGCGGCTCTGGACAAGGCCATCGCGGACGTGAAGGCGGCCCAGCAGTCCGGCGACTTCGCCAAGTACGGGCAGGCGCTGCAGGCCCTCGACACGGCGATGACCAACTTCCAGAACGCGCAGAAGGCGGCGAACACCCCGGCAGCCCCACCGGCGGGCACCTCGGCACCGCCGTCCGCCCCGGCCTCGGCGCCCCCGGCCTCGGCGCCCGCCCCGACACCCAGCGGCGGCTGA
- a CDS encoding zinc-dependent metalloprotease produces MPDIPFGFSLPGAQPPDPSDPQQMQQFMNQLQQMFAAPGSGPVNWDLARQVAASQLSATGDPSVNMYEHNAVSEALRLADLWLDPTSSLPSGVRDATAWNRNEWVYNTLDVWKKLCDPIAGRMVGAMGDLVPEEARAQLGPMQSMVATLGGALFGGQLGQALGQLAAEVLSAGDIGLPLGPAGTAALVPSNIKTYGDGLEIPEDQVRLYVALREAAHQRLFQHVPWLRAHVLSAVETYANGITVNREAIEEAMSRVDPSDPESMQAMALEGIFTPEDTPQQKASLARLETALALIEGWVGHVVDSAAGDRLPSVAALSEAFRRRRAAGGPAEQTFAALVGLELRPRRLREAGALWTAVTEARGVQGRDALWDHPDLLPTDEDFADPEKFARSQLDWDISELDNLGKGDEPGSNS; encoded by the coding sequence GTGCCTGATATCCCGTTCGGCTTCAGCCTGCCGGGCGCCCAGCCGCCCGATCCCTCCGACCCGCAGCAGATGCAGCAGTTCATGAATCAACTGCAGCAGATGTTCGCCGCACCCGGGAGTGGCCCGGTCAACTGGGATCTGGCCCGCCAGGTGGCGGCCAGCCAGCTGAGCGCGACCGGCGACCCGTCGGTGAACATGTACGAGCACAACGCGGTCTCCGAGGCCCTGCGCCTCGCCGACCTGTGGCTCGACCCGACCTCGTCGCTGCCCTCGGGGGTGCGCGACGCGACCGCCTGGAACAGGAACGAGTGGGTTTACAACACCCTCGACGTCTGGAAGAAGCTGTGCGACCCGATCGCGGGCCGCATGGTGGGCGCGATGGGCGACCTCGTCCCGGAGGAGGCCCGCGCCCAGCTCGGCCCGATGCAGTCGATGGTGGCGACCCTCGGCGGCGCGCTCTTCGGCGGCCAGCTCGGCCAGGCGCTGGGCCAGCTCGCCGCGGAGGTGCTGTCGGCCGGCGACATCGGCCTGCCGCTCGGCCCGGCCGGCACGGCCGCCCTCGTCCCGTCCAACATCAAGACCTACGGCGACGGCCTGGAGATCCCCGAGGACCAGGTCAGGCTGTATGTGGCGCTGCGCGAGGCGGCGCACCAAAGGCTGTTCCAGCACGTCCCGTGGCTGCGCGCGCACGTGCTCAGCGCGGTGGAGACGTACGCGAACGGCATCACCGTCAACCGCGAGGCGATCGAGGAGGCGATGAGCCGGGTCGATCCCTCGGATCCCGAGTCGATGCAGGCCATGGCGCTCGAGGGCATCTTCACGCCCGAGGACACCCCGCAGCAGAAGGCGAGCCTGGCCCGCCTGGAGACGGCCCTCGCGCTGATCGAGGGCTGGGTCGGCCACGTCGTCGACAGCGCGGCCGGCGACCGGCTCCCGTCGGTGGCCGCGCTGAGCGAGGCGTTCCGCCGCCGCCGCGCCGCGGGCGGCCCGGCCGAGCAGACCTTCGCCGCCCTGGTCGGCCTCGAGCTGCGCCCGCGCCGCCTGCGCGAGGCCGGTGCCCTGTGGACGGCGGTCACGGAGGCCCGCGGCGTGCAGGGTCGCGACGCGTTGTGGGACCACCCCGATCTGCTGCCGACGGACGAGGACTTCGCCGACCCGGAGAAGTTCGCCCGCAGCCAGCTAGATTGGGACATTTCAGAGCTTGACAACCTGGGCAAGGGCGACGAACCGGGATCAAATTCTTGA
- a CDS encoding ABC1 kinase family protein, whose amino-acid sequence MTDIPRRAASRTAKLAALPLGFAGRTVLGLGKRMTGIATDVISADIQQRTAEQLFSVLGQLKGGAMKFGQALSVFEAAMPEEMAGPYRQALTKLQEAAPPMPVASVHKALAEQLGADWRDKFAEFDDSPAAAASIGQVHKALWKLPPSRKGAKPKTLPVAVKVQYPGAGEALLADLKQLGRLAGMFKIIQPGMDMKPLLTELRERITEELDYAMEAETQKAFAAAYADDPEIFVPQVVASAPRVLVTEWVDGTPLSKVISDGTVAERDEAGRLMATLHFSAPARAGLLHADPHPGNFRILPDGRLGVIDFGAVARLPDGHPEPIGHLVRLALDGDADAVADGLRDEGFIKPDDELDAQAVLAFLRPMIEPVAVPEFRFTRSWIRSEATRLSSPRSPAFQLSRKLNLPPSYLLIHRVTLGSIGVLCQLEAQAPYRAILEEWLPGFAPVE is encoded by the coding sequence GTGACCGACATCCCGCGTCGTGCGGCATCCCGGACCGCGAAACTCGCCGCCCTCCCCCTCGGCTTCGCCGGGCGAACCGTGCTGGGGCTCGGCAAGCGGATGACCGGAATCGCCACCGACGTCATCTCCGCCGACATCCAGCAGCGCACCGCCGAGCAGCTTTTCAGCGTCCTGGGCCAGCTCAAGGGCGGGGCGATGAAGTTCGGGCAGGCGCTGTCGGTGTTCGAGGCGGCGATGCCGGAGGAGATGGCGGGGCCATATCGGCAGGCACTGACCAAGTTGCAGGAGGCGGCGCCGCCTATGCCGGTGGCCAGCGTGCACAAGGCGCTGGCCGAGCAGCTCGGGGCGGATTGGCGGGACAAGTTCGCCGAGTTCGACGACAGCCCGGCCGCCGCGGCCAGCATCGGGCAGGTGCACAAGGCGCTCTGGAAGCTGCCGCCCTCCCGCAAGGGCGCCAAGCCGAAGACGCTGCCGGTCGCCGTGAAGGTGCAGTATCCGGGCGCCGGGGAGGCCCTGCTCGCCGACCTCAAGCAACTGGGCCGGCTGGCCGGGATGTTCAAGATCATCCAGCCTGGCATGGACATGAAGCCGCTGCTCACGGAGTTGCGCGAGCGCATCACGGAGGAGCTCGACTACGCGATGGAGGCGGAGACGCAGAAGGCGTTCGCCGCCGCGTACGCCGACGACCCGGAGATCTTCGTTCCCCAGGTTGTCGCGTCGGCGCCCCGGGTGCTGGTGACAGAGTGGGTCGACGGCACGCCGCTGTCCAAGGTCATCAGTGACGGCACGGTGGCCGAGCGCGACGAGGCGGGCCGCCTGATGGCGACGCTGCACTTCTCGGCGCCTGCCCGGGCCGGACTCCTGCACGCCGACCCGCACCCAGGCAACTTCCGGATCCTGCCCGACGGCCGCCTTGGCGTGATCGACTTCGGCGCGGTCGCCCGCCTGCCGGACGGCCATCCCGAGCCGATCGGCCACCTGGTGCGCCTCGCCCTCGACGGCGACGCCGACGCGGTGGCCGACGGCCTGCGGGACGAGGGCTTCATCAAGCCGGACGACGAGCTCGACGCCCAGGCGGTCCTCGCCTTCCTGCGCCCGATGATCGAGCCGGTCGCGGTGCCGGAGTTCCGCTTCACCCGTAGCTGGATCCGCTCGGAGGCGACGCGTCTCTCGAGTCCCCGGTCGCCGGCCTTCCAGCTCAGCCGCAAGCTCAACCTTCCCCCGTCCTACCTGCTGATCCACCGGGTGACGCTGGGCTCGATCGGCGTGCTCTGCCAGCTAGAGGCTCAGGCGCCCTATCGCGCGATCCTCGAGGAGTGGCTCCCGGGCTTCGCCCCGGTGGAATGA
- a CDS encoding YbaB/EbfC family nucleoid-associated protein — protein MSQSPEDLLRSFEVAAAEQAERARSLSHRIEQASMTVESAGGEVRVTVDSTGGLAGLRFHASARNLPQDRLAELVLSTSRRAQAELAKSMDKVVAELYGAGSDTARFVTSAYADRFPSEPDEDGDRS, from the coding sequence ATGAGTCAGTCACCGGAGGACCTGCTGCGGTCATTCGAGGTGGCCGCCGCCGAGCAAGCCGAGCGAGCGCGGTCCCTCAGCCACCGGATCGAACAGGCGTCAATGACCGTCGAATCCGCGGGAGGCGAGGTGCGCGTGACCGTCGACTCCACCGGCGGGCTGGCCGGCCTTCGGTTCCATGCGTCCGCCCGCAATCTACCGCAGGACCGCCTGGCCGAGCTCGTGTTGTCGACCTCTCGTCGCGCGCAGGCCGAGTTGGCGAAGTCGATGGATAAGGTCGTGGCCGAGCTGTACGGGGCAGGGTCCGACACAGCGCGCTTCGTCACCAGCGCATACGCCGATCGGTTCCCTTCAGAGCCGGACGAGGATGGCGACCGGTCATGA
- a CDS encoding DUF3558 family protein, whose translation MTHRLAALVVVAVAASLAGCGPLADPDAGAAPVPAVTPAKPSPTPSAYSGLGDSVKDSGDIPDPCTLLSEAEVKSLTGRGIGQIDRDGAGPGDASRFCQWQQPGGQLAVFLARTTESDFAVETAEADPVEDVGEDAFALAGHLYVLYGTVSIDVYCRGDADDENLAKAKKIAKALMPRI comes from the coding sequence ATGACGCATCGCCTTGCCGCACTCGTCGTCGTCGCTGTCGCCGCCTCCCTCGCCGGCTGCGGGCCGCTCGCCGACCCCGACGCCGGGGCCGCGCCCGTTCCCGCGGTCACGCCCGCAAAGCCCTCGCCGACCCCGTCCGCGTACTCCGGGCTGGGCGATTCGGTGAAGGACTCGGGCGACATCCCCGACCCGTGCACGCTGCTCAGCGAGGCGGAGGTCAAGAGCCTCACCGGTCGCGGCATCGGCCAGATCGATCGGGACGGCGCCGGGCCCGGGGACGCCTCCCGGTTCTGCCAGTGGCAGCAGCCGGGCGGGCAGCTTGCGGTCTTCTTGGCGCGGACGACCGAGTCCGACTTCGCCGTCGAGACCGCCGAGGCCGATCCGGTGGAGGACGTCGGCGAGGACGCCTTCGCCCTGGCCGGCCACCTGTACGTGCTCTACGGCACGGTCTCGATCGACGTCTACTGCCGGGGCGACGCTGACGACGAGAACCTGGCGAAGGCGAAGAAGATCGCGAAGGCGCTGATGCCCAGGATCTGA